In a genomic window of Streptomyces pristinaespiralis:
- a CDS encoding phosphatase PAP2 family protein, protein MRTDIFARLDREPEPPKIEIPRMSRTRLALFGGTSAFYLAIVVAVLASTWLVALDWKLMLFRPYEQWPEQHAFLDYFVTLGQRGPTAVMVAAWLGWRSWRQHTLRPLLALGAALLLLNVTVGAVKIGLGRLGPHYATQIGSAELFAGGDIFPSGHTANAVVTWGILAYLATTPRARRYLSALSAVVSLGVGLTTVYLSTHWLSDVLLGWAAGLLILLGLPWCEPLIARAEAFILGLREQWRRRRASVPSLPVASGGPRPAVFPQRGTEAAQSDGATREPVAGIGTTTPGRPAASTRTTTHDRSRAHARSERTPVTPSGSRRPPRSRPMTGG, encoded by the coding sequence GTGCGTACCGACATCTTTGCCCGGCTGGACCGGGAGCCGGAACCGCCGAAGATAGAGATCCCGCGGATGAGCCGCACACGTCTCGCCCTCTTCGGCGGGACGTCGGCGTTCTATCTGGCCATCGTCGTCGCCGTGCTGGCGTCGACGTGGCTCGTGGCCCTCGACTGGAAGCTCATGCTCTTCCGGCCCTACGAGCAATGGCCGGAGCAGCACGCGTTTCTCGACTACTTCGTGACCCTCGGCCAGCGCGGCCCGACGGCCGTCATGGTCGCGGCGTGGCTGGGCTGGCGCTCCTGGCGCCAGCACACCCTGCGGCCCCTGCTCGCGCTCGGCGCGGCACTGCTGCTGCTGAACGTCACCGTGGGCGCGGTCAAGATCGGGCTCGGCCGGCTGGGCCCCCACTACGCGACGCAGATCGGCTCCGCCGAGCTCTTCGCGGGCGGCGATATATTTCCTTCCGGACACACCGCCAACGCGGTGGTGACCTGGGGAATCCTGGCCTACCTGGCCACCACTCCGAGGGCTCGGCGCTATCTGTCGGCACTCTCGGCGGTGGTCTCCCTCGGCGTCGGCCTGACCACCGTGTACCTCAGCACCCACTGGCTGAGCGACGTGCTGCTGGGCTGGGCGGCGGGACTGCTGATCCTGCTCGGACTGCCCTGGTGCGAGCCGTTGATCGCCCGCGCGGAGGCCTTCATCCTCGGTCTGCGCGAGCAGTGGCGCAGGCGCCGGGCGTCCGTGCCCTCGCTGCCCGTCGCGTCGGGAGGGCCGCGGCCCGCGGTGTTCCCGCAGCGTGGGACCGAGGCCGCCCAGTCCGACGGCGCGACACGCGAGCCGGTGGCCGGGATCGGCACCACCACGCCGGGCCGGCCGGCCGCGAGCACCAGGACGACCACCCACGACCGCTCCAGGGCGCACGCGCGCTCCGAGCGGACGCCGGTGACCCCCTCGGGCAGCAGGCGCCCGCCTCGGTCGCGGCCCATGACGGGCGGCTGA
- a CDS encoding MFS transporter, whose translation MSVTPTAGARLRSVGGGANRWVVLLVLCVSLLLVALDATVLHVAVPAVTEDLRPSGVELLWIVDAYPLVCAALLILFGTLGDRVGRRRVLLLGYGIFGAASAVAAFAPDPEILIGARALLGVGGAMIMPATLSILRAVFPDRRERATAIGIWTAVAAVGAATGPVLGGFLVENFWWGSVFLINIPLMALILPVGRWLLPESRGGADGPWDVLGALMAAAGVLGVVLGVKRLGVGSGPLDPAAMGPLLIGAALLALFVGRQKRRRHPLVDMRMFARAAFSTSVGCIVLAMLALVGLELIAVQYLQLILGLGPLETGLRLLPLTFAAMAAGATGSHTLNRLGPRRMVGWGFVLTAVAVLLLTVMGQHDRPWLLTGAFVLLGFGLQTTLFGAYESMLSEAPADQAGGAAAIGETSYQLGAGMGIALLGSVMNAAYSPAVASLSGVPASASSAAAHSLGEAYQVAERLGGPAGELLRSTARHSFVHGLHITLVVSAGLLLLGAVAALRLPRIMECGAAEKHPRPRQDEPVSVPATRGADVSGARTVGTAVPHAGAGVPAGRRPQVSGRPAPAEAAGSGRTAH comes from the coding sequence ATGTCCGTGACGCCCACGGCCGGCGCACGCCTGCGCTCCGTCGGCGGCGGCGCCAATCGCTGGGTCGTCCTCCTCGTCCTCTGCGTCAGCCTGCTGCTCGTCGCCCTCGACGCGACCGTGCTGCACGTCGCCGTGCCCGCGGTCACGGAGGACCTGCGTCCGAGCGGCGTCGAGCTGCTGTGGATCGTGGACGCCTATCCCCTTGTCTGTGCCGCGTTGCTGATCCTTTTCGGCACGCTCGGAGACCGGGTCGGCAGACGCCGGGTGCTGCTGCTCGGCTACGGCATCTTCGGCGCCGCCTCCGCGGTCGCCGCCTTCGCGCCCGACCCGGAGATCCTGATCGGCGCCCGCGCCCTGCTCGGCGTCGGCGGCGCGATGATCATGCCGGCGACGCTGTCGATCCTGCGCGCGGTCTTCCCCGACCGGCGTGAGCGGGCGACCGCGATCGGCATATGGACGGCGGTCGCCGCCGTGGGCGCCGCGACCGGACCCGTGCTCGGCGGCTTCCTCGTCGAGAACTTCTGGTGGGGCTCCGTCTTCCTGATCAACATCCCGCTGATGGCCCTGATCCTCCCCGTCGGCCGCTGGCTGCTCCCCGAGTCCAGGGGTGGCGCGGACGGACCGTGGGACGTGCTCGGCGCGCTGATGGCCGCGGCCGGGGTGCTCGGCGTGGTCCTCGGGGTGAAGCGGCTGGGTGTGGGCTCCGGTCCGCTGGATCCCGCCGCCATGGGGCCGCTGCTCATCGGTGCGGCGCTGCTGGCGCTGTTCGTGGGGCGGCAGAAACGCCGCCGGCATCCGCTCGTCGACATGCGGATGTTCGCCAGGGCCGCCTTCTCCACCTCGGTCGGCTGCATCGTCCTCGCCATGCTGGCGCTGGTGGGTCTGGAACTGATCGCCGTCCAGTACCTCCAGCTCATCCTGGGTCTCGGGCCCCTGGAGACCGGGCTGCGGCTGCTGCCGCTGACCTTCGCGGCCATGGCCGCCGGCGCCACCGGCTCGCACACCCTGAACCGTCTCGGCCCCAGGCGGATGGTGGGCTGGGGATTCGTCCTGACCGCCGTTGCGGTGCTGCTGCTGACCGTGATGGGCCAGCACGACCGCCCGTGGCTGCTGACCGGCGCGTTCGTCCTGCTCGGCTTCGGGCTCCAGACGACGCTGTTCGGCGCGTACGAGTCGATGCTCAGCGAGGCCCCGGCCGACCAGGCGGGCGGCGCGGCCGCGATAGGCGAGACCTCGTACCAGCTCGGCGCCGGCATGGGCATCGCCCTGCTCGGCAGCGTGATGAACGCCGCCTACTCTCCCGCGGTCGCCTCGCTGTCCGGCGTCCCGGCGTCCGCGAGCTCGGCGGCGGCGCACTCGCTCGGCGAGGCCTACCAGGTCGCCGAGCGCCTCGGCGGCCCGGCGGGGGAGCTGCTGCGGTCCACCGCCCGTCACTCCTTCGTCCACGGGCTGCACATCACGCTGGTGGTCAGCGCGGGCCTGCTGCTCCTCGGCGCGGTCGCCGCCCTGCGCCTGCCGCGGATCATGGAGTGCGGCGCGGCCGAGAAGCACCCGCGGCCGAGGCAGGACGAGCCGGTGTCCGTCCCCGCGACCCGTGGGGCCGACGTCTCAGGTGCCCGAACGGTCGGCACGGCGGTTCCGCACGCCGGGGCCGGGGTGCCCGCAGGCCGCAGGCCGCAGGTCTCCGGACGGCCCGCCCCCGCCGAGGCGGCCGGGTCTGGACGCACGGCACACTGA
- a CDS encoding acyl-CoA dehydrogenase family protein, which yields MSATSKLPPFDPGDPLGIDDLLHDEDLAIRDTVRAWATDRVLPHIADWYERGELPGIRDLARELGSIGALGMSLEGYGCAGATAVQYGLACLELEAADSGIRSLVSVQGSLAMYAIHRFGSEEQKQRWLPGMAAGEIIGCFGLTEPDHGSDPAAMRTHAKRDGSDWVLTGRKMWITNGSVAGVAVVWAQTDDGIRGFVVPTDAPGFSAPEIKHKWSLRASVTSELVMDEVRLPADAVLPDVTGLRGPLSCLSHARYGIVWGSMGAARSSFEAAVSYARTREQFGRPIGGFQLTQAKLADMAVELHKGILLAHHLGVRMDAGKLRPEQVSFGKLNNVREAIEICRTSRTILGANGISLEYPVMRHATNLESVLTYEGTVEMHQLVLGKALTGLDAFR from the coding sequence ATGTCCGCAACGTCGAAGCTTCCGCCCTTCGATCCCGGCGACCCGCTCGGCATCGACGACCTCCTCCACGACGAGGACCTCGCGATCCGCGACACCGTCCGCGCCTGGGCCACCGACCGGGTGCTGCCCCACATCGCGGACTGGTACGAGCGGGGCGAGCTCCCCGGCATCCGCGATCTGGCCAGGGAGCTCGGCTCCATCGGCGCCCTCGGCATGTCGCTCGAGGGCTACGGCTGCGCGGGCGCCACCGCCGTCCAGTACGGACTGGCCTGCCTCGAACTCGAAGCGGCCGACTCCGGCATCCGCTCCCTCGTCTCGGTGCAGGGCTCCCTCGCCATGTACGCGATCCACCGCTTCGGTTCCGAGGAGCAGAAGCAGCGCTGGCTGCCCGGCATGGCCGCCGGCGAGATCATCGGCTGTTTCGGTCTGACCGAGCCCGACCACGGCTCCGACCCGGCCGCCATGCGCACCCACGCCAAGCGCGACGGTTCGGACTGGGTGCTCACCGGCCGCAAGATGTGGATCACCAACGGCTCCGTCGCCGGTGTCGCCGTCGTCTGGGCGCAGACCGACGACGGGATCCGCGGCTTCGTCGTGCCCACGGACGCCCCCGGCTTCTCCGCGCCGGAGATCAAGCACAAGTGGTCCCTGCGCGCCAGCGTGACCAGCGAACTCGTGATGGACGAGGTCCGGCTGCCCGCCGACGCGGTCCTCCCGGACGTCACCGGACTGCGCGGCCCGCTCAGCTGCCTCAGCCACGCGCGCTACGGAATCGTGTGGGGTTCTATGGGCGCCGCACGCTCCAGCTTCGAGGCGGCGGTGTCGTACGCGCGGACACGGGAGCAGTTCGGCCGGCCGATCGGCGGCTTCCAGCTCACCCAGGCCAAGCTCGCGGACATGGCGGTCGAACTGCACAAGGGCATCCTGCTCGCGCACCACCTCGGTGTGCGGATGGACGCGGGGAAGCTGCGGCCGGAGCAGGTCAGCTTCGGAAAGCTCAACAACGTGCGCGAGGCGATCGAGATCTGCCGCACCTCCCGCACCATCCTCGGCGCGAACGGGATCTCTCTCGAGTACCCGGTGATGCGGCACGCGACCAACCTCGAGTCGGTGCTCACCTACGAGGGCACCGTCGAGATGCACCAGCTCGTGCTGGGCAAGGCGCTCACCGGTCTCGACGCCTTCCGTTAG
- a CDS encoding cell division protein SepF, whose protein sequence is MGSVRKASAWLGLVEDDGRYYDDEYAEGAETGDAWVTDPRVRVASESAQQEGRRIATVSPDGFRDARGIGELFRSGVPVIVNLTSMEPGDAKRVVDFAAGLAFGLRGSIERVATRVFLLTPADTEIVSGDPAGRSQDGFFNQS, encoded by the coding sequence ATGGGATCGGTGCGTAAGGCGAGCGCCTGGCTGGGACTCGTCGAGGACGACGGGCGTTACTACGACGACGAGTACGCCGAGGGTGCTGAGACGGGTGACGCATGGGTCACCGACCCGCGGGTGCGTGTCGCCTCCGAGTCCGCGCAGCAGGAGGGCCGCCGGATCGCCACCGTCTCCCCGGACGGCTTCCGTGACGCCCGTGGGATCGGTGAGCTGTTCCGGTCCGGCGTCCCCGTCATCGTGAACCTGACGTCGATGGAGCCCGGCGACGCCAAGCGGGTCGTGGACTTCGCCGCGGGTCTCGCCTTCGGGCTTCGGGGCTCCATCGAGCGGGTCGCGACGCGGGTCTTCCTGCTGACCCCCGCCGACACCGAGATCGTCAGCGGTGATCCGGCGGGACGTTCGCAGGACGGTTTCTTCAACCAGAGCTGA
- a CDS encoding DUF5685 family protein translates to MFGIVRPCSHRLTDGLKTEWMAHLCGLCLALRADHGQFARIVTNYDGLIVSVLTEAQSERTPAQRRTAGPCPLRAMRTAPVARGEGARLAAAVSLVLASAKIRDHVADGDGVLARGPVAAAARRVAGGWDRAGARSGSALGFDTAVLLEAVDRQAGLETAAGPGTPVLTVTEPTETATAAAFAHTAVLAGRPENAEPLAEAGRLFGRLAHLLDAVEDKEADAASGAWNPLTATGTSLGEARRLADDALHGIRLALRDAHFVDDKLVHVLLVHELRTSVDRAFGTVTCAHQGYGDGRPPSPGNPYQGGAPGPYGSNPYGGNPYGGGAGAPGGPGGMPPGPGGHQGRPPRRGFWAGCAVFVGLCCTCRLCCAKEYEGPWSRKKREGCCRDCDCPDCGCDC, encoded by the coding sequence GTGTTCGGAATCGTCAGACCATGCTCGCACCGGCTCACGGACGGGCTGAAGACCGAGTGGATGGCCCATCTGTGCGGGCTGTGCCTGGCACTTCGCGCCGACCACGGACAGTTCGCCCGTATCGTGACCAACTATGACGGCCTGATCGTCTCGGTCCTGACGGAGGCTCAGTCGGAGCGCACGCCGGCGCAACGGCGCACGGCGGGGCCCTGCCCGCTGCGTGCCATGCGCACCGCGCCCGTCGCCCGCGGCGAAGGCGCCCGCCTGGCCGCGGCCGTCTCCCTGGTCCTCGCCTCCGCGAAGATCCGTGACCACGTCGCCGACGGGGACGGCGTGTTGGCCCGCGGGCCCGTGGCCGCCGCCGCCCGCCGCGTCGCCGGCGGCTGGGACAGGGCCGGCGCGCGCTCGGGCTCCGCGCTCGGCTTCGACACGGCGGTGCTGCTGGAGGCCGTCGACCGGCAGGCGGGGCTCGAGACCGCGGCCGGGCCCGGCACACCGGTCCTCACCGTCACGGAGCCGACGGAGACCGCGACGGCGGCCGCCTTCGCGCACACCGCCGTACTCGCCGGCCGCCCGGAGAACGCGGAGCCGCTCGCCGAGGCCGGCCGGCTCTTCGGCCGGCTGGCGCACCTGCTGGATGCCGTGGAGGACAAGGAAGCTGACGCCGCGTCGGGTGCGTGGAACCCGCTCACGGCCACGGGCACCTCGCTCGGCGAGGCGCGCCGGCTCGCCGACGACGCGCTCCACGGGATCCGGCTGGCGCTGCGGGACGCGCACTTCGTCGACGACAAGCTGGTGCACGTCCTCCTTGTGCACGAGCTGCGCACCTCCGTCGACCGGGCGTTCGGCACCGTCACGTGCGCGCACCAGGGCTACGGCGACGGCCGGCCGCCCTCGCCCGGGAATCCGTACCAGGGCGGCGCCCCGGGCCCGTACGGCTCGAATCCCTACGGAGGCAACCCCTACGGTGGCGGAGCGGGGGCGCCGGGCGGTCCCGGCGGGATGCCTCCCGGTCCCGGAGGGCACCAGGGGCGCCCGCCGCGCCGGGGGTTCTGGGCGGGCTGCGCCGTCTTCGTCGGCCTGTGCTGCACCTGCCGGCTGTGCTGCGCCAAGGAGTACGAGGGGCCCTGGTCACGCAAGAAGCGTGAGGGCTGCTGCCGTGACTGCGACTGCCCGGACTGCGGCTGCGACTGCTGA
- a CDS encoding S1 family peptidase, whose protein sequence is MRIKRTRALLAAGAALAVTAAVAPSTAQATPSPGPAQLARADAAVLAAGVEGTAWYVDRTLGRVVVTADSTVSDAEITGIRSAAGADAGAITVKRAPGVFKPLLGAGDAIYGSGYRCSLGFNVRSGSTYYFLTAGHCGDVAPTWYANSAQSTLIGPTVGSSFPSNDYALVRYDNASLSHTGGFTAADAYVGESVKRSGSTTGTHSGTVTALNVTVHYSGGGTVRGMIQTNVCAEPGDSGGALYDGTKALGLTSGGSGNCSTGGTTFYQPVTEALAKYKVSLY, encoded by the coding sequence GTGAGGATCAAGCGCACCAGAGCACTGCTCGCCGCAGGCGCGGCCCTGGCGGTCACCGCCGCCGTCGCGCCGTCCACCGCCCAGGCGACCCCCTCGCCCGGCCCCGCCCAACTCGCCCGCGCGGACGCCGCCGTCCTCGCGGCCGGGGTGGAAGGCACCGCATGGTACGTCGACCGGACGCTCGGCAGGGTCGTCGTCACCGCGGACTCCACCGTCTCCGACGCCGAGATCACCGGGATCCGCTCGGCCGCCGGCGCGGACGCCGGCGCGATCACGGTCAAGCGCGCCCCCGGGGTGTTCAAGCCGCTCCTCGGCGCGGGTGACGCCATCTACGGCAGCGGGTACCGCTGCTCGCTCGGCTTCAACGTGCGCAGCGGCAGCACGTACTACTTCCTCACCGCCGGCCACTGCGGTGACGTGGCGCCGACGTGGTACGCCAATTCCGCCCAGTCCACGCTCATCGGACCGACCGTCGGGTCCAGCTTCCCGAGCAACGACTACGCCCTCGTCCGCTACGACAACGCCTCGCTCAGCCACACCGGCGGCTTCACCGCCGCCGACGCCTACGTCGGCGAGTCCGTCAAGCGCTCCGGCTCCACCACCGGTACCCACAGCGGCACCGTGACCGCCCTGAACGTGACCGTCCACTACTCCGGTGGCGGCACCGTCCGCGGCATGATCCAGACGAATGTCTGCGCCGAGCCGGGCGACTCCGGCGGCGCGCTCTACGACGGCACCAAGGCCCTCGGCCTCACCTCGGGCGGCAGCGGCAACTGCAGCACCGGCGGCACGACGTTCTACCAGCCGGTGACGGAGGCCCTCGCCAAGTACAAGGTCAGCCTCTACTGA
- a CDS encoding S1 family peptidase, translated as MRIKRTIPRTRTTARRTRLLAVATGLTAAAALAVPTASAEETQTFSTHQLTAASDAVLQADVPGTAWHVDQATGTLVVTADSTVSRAEIAKIKREAGTNAGALRIERTPGTFSKLISGGDAIYASSWRCSLGFNVRSGSTYYFLTAGHCTDGAGTWYTNSSRTTSIGPTTGSSFPGNDYGIVRYSNTSLSHPGTVGGTDITSAANATVGMSVTRRGSTTGTHSGTVTGLNATVNYGGGDIVYGMIRTNVCAEPGDSGGPLYSGSRAIGLTSGGSGNCSTGGTTFFQPVTEALSRYGVSVY; from the coding sequence GTGAGGATCAAGCGCACCATCCCCCGCACCCGTACCACCGCCAGACGCACCAGGCTGCTCGCCGTGGCCACCGGCCTGACAGCCGCCGCGGCCCTGGCCGTCCCCACCGCCAGCGCCGAAGAGACACAGACCTTCAGCACCCATCAGCTCACCGCGGCGAGCGACGCCGTGCTCCAGGCGGACGTCCCCGGCACCGCCTGGCACGTCGACCAGGCCACCGGCACGCTCGTCGTCACGGCCGACAGCACCGTCTCCAGGGCCGAGATCGCGAAGATCAAGCGCGAGGCCGGGACCAACGCCGGCGCACTGCGCATCGAACGCACCCCCGGCACCTTCTCCAAGCTGATCTCCGGCGGCGACGCGATCTACGCGTCGAGCTGGCGCTGCTCACTGGGCTTCAACGTCCGCAGCGGCAGCACCTACTACTTCCTCACCGCCGGTCACTGCACCGACGGCGCGGGCACCTGGTACACCAACTCCTCGCGCACCACGAGCATCGGTCCGACGACCGGTTCGAGCTTCCCGGGCAACGACTACGGCATCGTCCGCTACTCGAACACCTCGCTGTCCCACCCCGGCACCGTCGGCGGCACGGACATCACCAGCGCGGCCAACGCCACCGTGGGCATGTCCGTCACCCGCCGCGGCTCCACCACGGGCACCCACAGCGGCACCGTGACGGGCCTCAACGCCACGGTCAACTACGGCGGCGGCGACATCGTCTACGGCATGATCCGCACCAACGTGTGCGCGGAACCGGGTGACAGCGGCGGCCCGCTCTACTCCGGCAGCCGGGCGATCGGTCTGACCTCGGGCGGCAGCGGCAACTGCAGCACCGGCGGCACGACGTTCTTCCAGCCGGTCACCGAGGCACTGAGCCGTTACGGAGTCAGCGTCTACTGA
- a CDS encoding DUF4231 domain-containing protein translates to MVFRNGDLPVLYHRTDAIAVARQREAVAATRYQLLLLVAGAALASLPTSLKVGGSFQVAAFFSVLAYVGVLVLGYLSTRRRAKSHWQLNRSAAEFIKSMCWRYAVHGAPFDSHVSERGADDLFSTRLEEGLRELVKVGWEDPRTADGETAAGDLITTPMRRLRAKPFSVRKETYVRDRLIEQRNWYHRRTEMSRRATALWSASIAMLTLFALFFATLRTFSVADSFHAPGVLSAAAAACLAWSEIRRHQPLIAAHSLVEEDLAAMHTAMETTVTDAQWPSAVYETERIVSPQHTDWLVRHRS, encoded by the coding sequence ATGGTTTTCCGCAACGGCGATCTACCGGTTCTCTACCACCGCACGGACGCCATAGCCGTCGCCCGCCAGCGGGAGGCCGTCGCGGCCACCCGGTACCAGCTGCTCCTGCTGGTGGCCGGTGCCGCTCTGGCCTCGCTCCCCACCTCCCTGAAGGTGGGCGGATCGTTCCAAGTGGCGGCGTTCTTCAGCGTGTTGGCGTACGTGGGGGTACTGGTGCTCGGGTACCTCTCCACGAGGCGTCGAGCAAAGTCGCATTGGCAACTGAACCGCTCCGCGGCCGAGTTCATCAAGTCGATGTGCTGGCGGTACGCCGTGCACGGAGCGCCCTTCGACTCGCACGTCTCCGAGCGCGGCGCCGATGATCTGTTCTCCACCCGTCTGGAGGAAGGGTTACGGGAGTTGGTCAAGGTCGGCTGGGAGGACCCCCGTACGGCGGACGGGGAGACCGCGGCGGGCGACCTGATCACCACCCCGATGCGCCGCCTGCGGGCCAAGCCCTTCAGCGTCCGCAAGGAGACCTACGTCAGGGACCGGCTGATCGAGCAGCGCAACTGGTACCACCGGCGTACGGAGATGTCCCGCCGCGCCACCGCGCTCTGGTCCGCGTCGATCGCCATGCTCACCCTCTTCGCACTGTTCTTCGCCACACTGCGCACCTTCTCCGTGGCGGATTCCTTCCACGCCCCGGGCGTGCTGTCCGCGGCCGCCGCCGCGTGTCTGGCCTGGAGCGAGATCCGCCGCCATCAGCCCCTCATCGCGGCCCACTCGCTCGTGGAGGAGGACCTGGCGGCCATGCACACGGCCATGGAGACCACGGTCACGGACGCCCAGTGGCCCTCGGCGGTCTACGAGACCGAGCGCATCGTCTCCCCCCAGCACACGGACTGGCTGGTCAGACACCGCAGTTGA
- the fxsA gene encoding FxSxx-COOH cyclophane-containing RiPP peptide: MTLHSSASFAAAKKNRVPLAQIDVRGADAAQKLARVLPASEARGLRATTFNSSL; encoded by the coding sequence ATGACCCTTCACTCCTCCGCATCCTTCGCCGCTGCGAAGAAGAATCGCGTTCCACTGGCACAGATCGACGTCCGCGGCGCCGATGCCGCGCAGAAGCTCGCCCGCGTCCTTCCCGCTTCCGAAGCACGCGGTCTGCGCGCCACCACGTTCAACTCGTCGCTCTGA
- the fxsBH gene encoding radical SAM/SPASM protein FxsBH, inactivated beta-hydroxylase extension form produces the protein MTGPPLVPFQQIVVKVHSRCDLACDHCYIYEHADQSWRTRPKAISDEAISWTALRLAEHAKSHALPSVSVILHGGEPLLAGPERLRRVCEEFTAALEPVAALDLRIHTNGIRLNDRFLDLFDEFDVRVGISLDGDRSANDRHRRYADGRTSHPLVLRAVDLLRQERYRHLYLGLLCTIDVANDPVAVYDALAELEPPRIDFLLPHATWDDPPARPDGSPTAYAEWILEIFDRWDARGRPVPVRLFDSVFSTLAGGPSLTESLGLAPSDLVVVETDGTLEQVDSLKSAYEGAAATGFDVFRHRFDDVASHPGVRARQLGLAGVSRTCRQCPVVRSCGGGLYTHRYATGSGFDNTSVYCNDLKALVRGIEERTAPSSASPAVSDPEALQILQQDLTRYTLARLNEELGGRGGERWSAAWELASAIEETSLGLDEIYAHPYTRTWLHTCLDALREQRPDAVELALRLEAYVAAAAVRSRLGVPVRVGCPTGTLVLPTLGELRLTDDGGPCEAEVGGGPDEVLVTVPGGATLRVRPGEAGPGWRTPRRPGLQGWPGLVLEDVDPFRDCFDETVGAAGDTEALSRAWALLRDAAPEQAAEIASSLTTLTPLRSGGPSVGRHAYGALGISLDGSPEELAAALLRGFSRAKLRAIGEVADLLAEDGAWLHPAPWQDEPLPASRLLAGAYERVMLAPLDPAAAAHAVLALKALRDAPEPTVSGKRLIAALHTEAARD, from the coding sequence ATGACAGGACCCCCTTTGGTCCCCTTCCAGCAGATCGTCGTGAAGGTCCACAGCAGGTGCGATCTTGCCTGCGACCATTGCTACATCTATGAACACGCTGATCAGAGCTGGCGTACCCGCCCGAAGGCAATCTCTGACGAAGCGATTTCCTGGACAGCTCTGCGACTGGCCGAGCATGCCAAGAGCCATGCCCTGCCCTCCGTGTCAGTGATCCTGCACGGAGGGGAGCCTCTGCTGGCAGGCCCCGAGCGTCTGCGCCGCGTCTGCGAGGAGTTCACCGCAGCACTTGAACCGGTCGCCGCACTCGACTTGAGGATCCACACCAACGGAATTCGGCTGAACGACCGTTTTCTCGACCTGTTCGACGAATTCGACGTCCGGGTCGGCATCTCCCTCGACGGGGACCGCAGCGCCAACGACCGCCACCGCCGTTACGCGGACGGCCGCACCAGCCACCCGCTCGTCCTGCGGGCCGTGGACCTCCTTCGCCAGGAGCGCTACCGCCACCTCTACCTGGGCCTGCTGTGCACCATCGACGTCGCCAACGACCCGGTCGCCGTGTACGACGCCCTCGCCGAGCTCGAACCGCCCCGCATCGACTTCCTGCTGCCCCACGCCACCTGGGACGACCCGCCGGCCAGGCCGGACGGATCACCCACCGCATACGCCGAGTGGATCCTCGAGATCTTCGACCGCTGGGACGCCCGCGGCAGGCCCGTGCCGGTGCGGCTCTTCGACTCGGTGTTCTCCACCCTGGCTGGCGGCCCCAGCCTCACCGAATCCCTCGGCCTCGCCCCCTCCGACCTCGTCGTCGTCGAGACCGACGGCACCCTGGAACAGGTCGACTCCCTGAAGAGCGCCTACGAGGGCGCGGCCGCCACCGGGTTCGACGTCTTCCGGCACCGCTTCGACGACGTCGCCTCCCACCCGGGCGTCCGGGCACGCCAACTCGGCCTGGCCGGCGTGAGCCGGACGTGCCGTCAGTGCCCGGTCGTCCGCTCCTGCGGCGGCGGCCTCTACACGCACCGCTACGCCACCGGCTCGGGCTTCGACAACACCTCCGTGTACTGCAACGACCTCAAGGCGCTCGTCCGCGGCATCGAGGAGCGCACCGCGCCGTCCTCCGCCTCCCCGGCCGTCAGCGACCCGGAGGCACTGCAGATCCTCCAGCAGGACCTGACCCGCTACACCCTCGCCCGGCTCAACGAGGAGCTCGGCGGCCGCGGCGGCGAGCGGTGGTCGGCCGCCTGGGAGCTCGCGTCGGCGATCGAGGAGACATCGCTCGGACTCGACGAGATCTACGCCCACCCCTACACCCGCACCTGGCTCCACACCTGCCTCGACGCCCTGCGCGAGCAGCGCCCCGACGCGGTCGAACTCGCCCTGCGCCTGGAGGCCTACGTGGCCGCCGCGGCCGTACGGAGCCGGCTCGGCGTCCCCGTACGGGTGGGCTGCCCCACCGGCACGCTCGTCCTGCCCACCCTCGGCGAGCTCCGGCTGACCGACGACGGCGGGCCGTGCGAGGCCGAGGTCGGCGGCGGGCCCGACGAGGTGCTCGTGACCGTGCCGGGGGGCGCGACCTTACGCGTACGCCCCGGCGAGGCCGGGCCCGGCTGGCGGACCCCGCGGCGGCCCGGACTCCAAGGCTGGCCGGGGCTCGTGCTGGAGGACGTCGACCCGTTCCGGGACTGCTTCGACGAAACGGTGGGTGCCGCGGGGGACACGGAAGCGCTCTCCCGGGCATGGGCACTGTTGCGGGACGCCGCGCCGGAGCAGGCGGCCGAGATCGCGTCCTCCCTCACCACCCTGACACCGCTGCGGAGCGGCGGTCCCTCGGTCGGACGACACGCCTACGGCGCGCTGGGCATCAGCCTCGACGGAAGTCCCGAAGAACTGGCGGCCGCACTGCTGCGGGGCTTCTCCCGGGCCAAACTGCGCGCGATCGGGGAAGTGGCCGACCTCCTGGCCGAGGACGGCGCCTGGCTGCACCCCGCCCCCTGGCAGGACGAGCCGCTGCCCGCCTCGCGGTTGCTGGCCGGTGCGTACGAACGCGTCATGCTCGCGCCCCTCGACCCGGCAGCCGCCGCCCACGCCGTCCTCGCCCTCAAGGCCCTGCGCGACGCACCGGAACCGACCGTCAGCGGCAAGCGCCTCATCGCCGCCCTGCACACGGAGGCAGCCCGTGACTGA